A genomic region of Papaver somniferum cultivar HN1 chromosome 7, ASM357369v1, whole genome shotgun sequence contains the following coding sequences:
- the LOC113298490 gene encoding S-adenosylmethionine decarboxylase proenzyme-like, translating into MASPTSAIGFEGFEKRLEISFFEPGVFADPAGNGLRALTKSQLDEILEPAECTIVGSMSNAHLDSYILSESSFFVYPYKMIIKTCGTTKLLLSIPPILELAKTLSLTVKAVNYTRGNFIFPGAQTFPHRSFSEEVSVLDSQFIKLGLQSSAYVMGDNEAQNWHVYSAYAEATGDQTNPNFTLEMCMTGLNKECASVFYKTESSTANEMTEASGIRKILPDSNINDFEFDPCGYSMNGIEGPAISTIHVTPEDGFSYASFEAAGYDLKNAVDLEQLVRRVLSCFEPNEFSVAVHADIGNNVPELDCCLDIKGYSCGDRSLQELEDGGSVIYQSFVKVGSCGSPRSILKTCWKSEDEDDSE; encoded by the coding sequence ATGGCCTCACCAACCTCTGCAATTGGTTTTGAAGGTTTCGAGAAAAGACTCGAAATCTCATTCTTTGAGCCTGGGGTATTTGCTGACCCAGCAGGCAATGGCCTTAGGGCTCTAACAAAATCTCAACTGGACGAGATACTAGAACCAGCTGAGTGCACTATTGTAGGGTCCATGTCCAATGCTCATCTTGACTCCTACATACTCTCTGAGTCTAGCTTCTTTGTCTACCCATACAAGATGATCATCAAAACTTGTGGAACCACCAAGTTATTGCTTTCAATCCCACCTATCCTTGAGTTAGCAAAAACTCTATCTCTCACTGTAAAAGCTGTGAATTACACCCGTGGCAACTTCATTTTCCCAGGTGCTCAAACTTTCCCACACCGCAGCTTCTCAGAGGAAGTTTCAGTTCTAGACAGCCAGTTTATTAAGCTTGGTCTGCAAAGCAGCGCATACGTGATGGGTGATAATGAAGCACAAAACTGGCATGTGTACTCTGCTTATGCTGAAGCAACTGGTGATCAGACTAACCCCAATTTCACTCTTGAGATGTGTATGACTGGTCTAAACAAGGAGTGTGCATCCGTGTTCTACAAAACTGAATCAAGCACAGCTAATGAGATGACTGAAGCCTCTGGCATAAGGAAGATTCTTCCAGATTCTAACATAAATGACTTTGAGTTTGACCCATGCGGCTACTCTATGAATGGTATTGAAGGACCTGCTATTTCTACTATTCATGTTACACCAGAGGATGGTTTCAGTTATGCAAGCTTTGAAGCAGCAGGGTATGATCTGAAGAATGCTGTTGATCTGGAACAGCTTGTAAGGAGGGTTCTGTCTTGCTTTGAGCCAAATGAATTCTCTGTTGCTGTGCACGCTGATATTGGTAATAATGTTCCTGAATTGGATTGCTGTCTTGATATTAAAGGATATAGTTGTGGGGACAGGAGTCTACAAGAATTGGAGGATGGTGGATCTGTCATTTACCAGAGCTTTGTGAAGGTTGGCAGCTGTGGATCTCCCAGGTCTATTTTGAAGACCTGCTGGAAatctgaagatgaagacgattcCGAGTAG